One Comamonas endophytica DNA window includes the following coding sequences:
- a CDS encoding acyl-CoA thioesterase: MNLPSHQLSMTVLMSPDMANFSGNVHGGAILKQLDQVAYACASRYAGRYVVTLSVDQVMFLQPIHVGELVTFLASVNHTGTSSMEVGIKVIAEDIRNQSVRHVNSCFFTMVAVDDDRKAVPVPPLKPSNYDERRRWGAAVLRKQIRKEQAERFEQVRQAAAAETI, translated from the coding sequence ATGAACTTACCTTCCCACCAACTCAGCATGACCGTGCTGATGTCGCCCGACATGGCCAACTTCTCCGGCAACGTGCACGGCGGCGCGATCCTCAAGCAGCTCGACCAGGTGGCGTATGCCTGCGCAAGCCGCTATGCCGGGCGCTATGTGGTGACGCTGAGCGTGGACCAGGTGATGTTCCTGCAGCCGATCCACGTGGGCGAGCTCGTCACTTTCCTGGCCAGCGTCAACCACACCGGAACTTCGTCGATGGAGGTCGGCATCAAGGTGATCGCCGAGGACATCCGCAACCAGAGCGTGCGCCATGTCAACAGCTGCTTCTTCACCATGGTGGCCGTGGACGACGACCGCAAGGCCGTGCCCGTGCCCCCGCTCAAACCCTCCAACTACGACGAACGCCGCCGCTGGGGCGCGGCCGTGCTGCGCAAGCAGATCCGCAAGGAACAGGCGGAGCGCTTCGAGCAGGTCAGGCAGGCCGCGGCCGCGGAGACCATCTGA
- the cobA gene encoding uroporphyrinogen-III C-methyltransferase → MNRSSSSLSAGRCTLVGAGPGDPELLTLKALKAIQAASVLLVDDLVSDAIVAHASPTARIVYVGKRGGCKSTPQAFIEKLMLQAVQEGENVVRLKGGDPFIFGRGGEEVEHLRAAGVEVDVINGITAGLAGLTSLGAPLTHRSHARGVVFITGHAKPGADDTDWAQLAATAHSLRLTLVIYMGMRGAADIQRGLLQGLAPSTPVAVIQNASLAQQRHAVTTLGALQSTIEAQKLASPSVIVVGDVVQGVAAWAAEAGQVQQVA, encoded by the coding sequence ATGAACCGCTCCTCTTCTTCTCTTTCCGCAGGACGCTGCACGCTGGTGGGCGCCGGCCCGGGCGATCCGGAACTGCTGACGCTCAAGGCCCTGAAAGCCATCCAGGCGGCCAGCGTGCTGCTGGTCGATGACCTGGTCAGCGACGCGATCGTGGCCCATGCCTCGCCCACCGCGCGCATCGTCTACGTCGGCAAGCGCGGCGGCTGCAAGAGCACGCCCCAGGCCTTCATTGAAAAGCTGATGCTGCAGGCGGTGCAGGAAGGCGAGAACGTGGTGCGGCTCAAGGGCGGCGACCCGTTCATCTTCGGGCGCGGCGGTGAAGAGGTCGAGCATCTGCGCGCGGCGGGTGTCGAGGTCGATGTGATCAACGGCATCACCGCGGGCCTGGCGGGGCTGACTTCGCTGGGGGCGCCACTGACGCACCGCTCCCATGCACGTGGCGTGGTGTTCATCACCGGCCATGCAAAGCCCGGAGCGGATGACACCGACTGGGCACAGTTGGCAGCCACGGCGCATTCGCTGCGCCTGACGCTGGTGATCTACATGGGCATGCGCGGCGCGGCGGATATCCAGCGCGGGCTGCTGCAGGGGCTGGCGCCCTCGACACCCGTTGCAGTGATCCAGAACGCGAGCCTGGCCCAGCAGCGCCATGCGGTGACGACGCTGGGGGCGCTGCAATCCACGATCGAGGCGCAGAAGCTGGCGAGTCCCAGCGTCATCGTGGTGGGGGATGTGGTGCAGGGGGTGGCGGCTTGGGCGGCGGAGGCGGGGCAGGTGCAGCAGGTGGCTTGA